The DNA region GTATTGCCGCAGTAGCAATCCTGATTCCGTCTGCCGCCTTCGCTGCTTCCTATCTGGCCGATGATATTTTTGGTTCTTCTACGACCATTGAACAGCACGGTGGTACACAGGAAGAATATCAAGAGATTGAAGGTATGCTTCAAGCAGCCAAAGGTAAGCTTACGGAAGACGAATTCAAGGAATTTATGGAACTAACCAAGCAGGTGGTGCAATTAAAGCTGAAGATTACTGATGAAAAAGGAGTCA from Paenibacillus sp. JNUCC-31 includes:
- a CDS encoding DUF3600 domain-containing protein; amino-acid sequence: MSIDKELREELRQVADSMHCPPELYRRVEQSYQHYVNDKRGRLPMKKRMLAGIAAVAILIPSAAFAASYLADDIFGSSTTIEQHGGTQEEYQEIEGMLQAAKGKLTEDEFKEFMELTKQVVQLKLKITDEKGVKHEEKLTKEEQQQFEQLSSKLAPYFEKINSH